A stretch of DNA from Oryza brachyantha chromosome 4, ObraRS2, whole genome shotgun sequence:
GTCACTGTTAGCGCGCCCTAATGTTTGGGACTATCATAGTATCAGATATTCATACCAACTTCCACACATCACCGATGTAATCTGAGAATTTTTCGAGAAACTTCAAGTTCTCTACCTGCTACTCTCGCTGCAGTTAATTTTACTTAGGCGTATTTAGCGTTGAACAATGTTAGAACATGCCAACCAGTTTTCTTCGGTGCCTGAAGATTGGGCAATGTGTTACTGGACTATCGTCTTTGTCGTTAATTGCTGTTCACCCTTTGTTCCATCTATATACCATTAAGAAACTTTGATCGCGCTACAAATCTATACGAAATGCAATGCATCTTGCACTTGAGCAGTAGACCGATGAGTCAATGACCCTGTTATTAAGCTGAAGAAAATCAAGAGTAGGAAAATAAAGCATGCACGCATTCTTGGTTTCACCCGTCACCTTCGATGCGCTTAACAAGTGCGGACCATCCAAACCACGTTGAGccatataaaattatcatcTCATCTAAAGAATACCGAGCAGGGTTTCTGTTACCAGGGTAACCGGCCTCTCTGTTGGGCATGGTTATAGTTACCGTGGCATGTCATGGTTTCGTCAAATGAAATTGacctaaacttaaaaaatatgaaaatttatgaaaaaaatatatgatataagaATTGATTTGTAATgatgtttggtgaaaaaaaatagtgaaaaaactaaatttacgaatgaataaaaattcagCACTGAAAAATGGttaggtaaaataaaaaagatattatTTACGGCAGGTCCATTATGGCCCAAATTAAGTGGGGGACCAAAATATCAGTCCCTACCCCCAGACAGAGAGCATAGAGGTGAGGGGAGCTGGTCCCTGCTCTTCGGTTGGTGACAAGGAAGGCGTCGCCACTAGATTCACCGCAGCCGGCTAGAGAAGCGGGGAAACCACGCGGTTTCCCGCGGCGGCACCAAACGGGACTGTCTAGGAGGAAAATTTAACGGTAACCAACGCAGTTTGGACGGTAATCGTGGGATTTGCGTAACAAGCCACACGGTTTCAAGAGGTAACCGGCTTTGGTTTCTTACCTTTTTTAGTTGTAATAACTGCGGTAATCGCTTGCAAAACCATGGTACCGTGATGATTTCACGGCTCGGTGTTGAATGTAGGACATTGATTGATTGAccatgatttgcatgtttttaaTGTTCGCAACACCTATTTAAGTATGTATTTAATACATAAGGCACATATTTAACTATATAGTTGATATTTAATacatgagacgaattttttttattgtattagcTATTTGTGAGTAGAaagctaataatattttgttatagtcTTTTTGCTAATTTCTAGTACCCAAACTAAGGTAAATTACCTATGTAATTATATAGTCATATGTTTGTAAACATATAATAGTTGTGTATGTAATATTTGGTTGTAagaattattattaaatatcatttatcgtctctatatttattgcaatgtcaaaattttggaaaatatcatgccaaaattttcttttccctctataacatgtcctaaatgtcaTATCTACATACTATTTTTCCTTGTATTTTTACAgacttttcaaaatttatttgcaaTTACCAACTGTCGTTTTCGATCGAAACCGTGGTAACCGCacattttgaattcaaatttatcacgGTGTCCCGTGCGGTAAACAGGGCTCCGCCATGCCACGGCATTGATGGGACCAACGGTTTCGGAAACCCTGATACAAAGCCAAGAACAGAAAGAAAAGTCTGACGGGACCAAACTACCTATGGTCACCATGCCTTTCAATGGAATGCAAAACGGCAAATGAGTAACAGAGCAGCTACAAACATTCCAAAGTTGCAACTGACAAACCAAACTAGCATCGCTCTTATTTCAGATCATCATTATATATTAGAAGCTGCTGGATGGCCAGGATGCCTAGCATTCACCTACACTTCAATAAGTTACAGCCATGTGTAAAGTATTGGAAGCCATCAGGTGTGGAGTAATGTACAAGTACAACAGTGCAGCGTCATCTTACTGCTACCAAAAGGAATACACGCACTTGAAGGAGTAAAGCTTCTGGCatccttttaaaaatagagcaaCTCATGATCTAGCATACAGTTTGTTTGCTAAATGCATCTGTGTTGATTCATTTCCATAATATTCCTACAGCCTCTGTTGGAAAAATAAGAAGAGGAAAGtgaacacctaaatgaagGGGAATTTATGCCATCTAATTTTACCATGATGAGAGGCCAACTGAGAGGTAAGAAAAGGCTGGATTCCAGACCGACGATGTTGTCCTTCAATTAGGCACTCAGAGCAGGCTCCAGTGGTTCCGGAACCCCACTCCCACCATTCAGAACGATCACCTTACCCTCTGAATCCACATCAACAATAGCAGAGTCACCTTCCTTGACCTCGCCAGCCAACATCTTTTCTGCCAAGCTGTCCTCCAAAAGCCTCATAATAGCACGCCGCAAAGGCCTGGCACCATAGCTCGGGTTGTAACCTTCATCGACAACTCTATCCCGGAACTTCTCTGTCACCTGGAGGTCGATGTCCTTTGCCTTGAGTCTGTCAAACACTTCTTTGAGCATAATATCAGCAATCTCCTTAACCTCCAACTTTGTAAGCTGCCGGAACACGATCATCTCATCCAATCTGTTCAAGAACTCAGGACGGAAGTACTGCTTCAACTCTTCAGTCACCAAGCTCTTGATCCTGTTGTAACTGGTGTCTTTCTCATCATAGTCAAGGTCAAATCCAATCTTCCGTCCTCCCTTCTCAATGACGCTGCTTCCAACATTTGATGTCATGATCAACAGTGTGTTCTTGAAATCAACTGTCCGTCCCTTGCTGTCAGTTAGTCTTCCATCTTCTAATATCTGAAGCATCATGTTGAAGACATCAGGATGTGCTTTCTCAATCTCATCAAAGAGCACGACTGTGTATGGACGACGGCGAACTGCTTCGGTCAGTTGACCTCCCTCAGTGTAACCAACATAACCTGGAGGTGACCCAATGAGCTTGGAGACTGTATGTCTCTCCATGAACTCACTCATGTCTAGTCTGATCATGGCCTCCTCTGAGCCAAAGTAGTAGGCTGCAAGAGCCTTTGCTAATTCTGATTTACCAACACCAGTCGGTCCAGAGAAGATGAAGCTAGCAATGGGCCGATTCGGGTTCTTGAGGCCAACACGAGCACGGCGGATAGCACGGCTAATAGCTTTGACCGCCTCATCCTGACCAATGATACGTGTATGGAGTGTCTCCTCCATCTTAAGGAGACGGTCAGACTCATCAGATGAGACTTTCTCCACAGGTATTCCAGTCCAAGAGGACACGATATGTTGAATATCTGCCTCAGTGACAAGAGGACCAACTTCACCGGATTCAGTCTCTGCTTTAACCATTTCCTTGCTCTTGTCAATAATGGCTGTAATTTGGGCCTTCAGCTCCATTTCCCGATCTCTTAATTCCCCAGCCTGTCAAGATATAATAATGATGAGATAACATGAAAGAAAGTTTGATAGGGATGGAGCTGATTCAAGATTGATGCTAATTACCACATTCTAGTTACACAAGAAGAAAGGAATAGAAGGATGTCTTCTAGCTATGATTTAGAGCCACTGGGCCATTTTACAACACAAAGTGCAAATACCCAAAATGAATCAATAGGTTTGCAAGTAATAGCACAGAAATTTACTAAAGCAGATCATTAGGAACTTCATACGATTTCTGCAGGAAATCTATATACCTTCTCAAAGTCTTGGCCACGGACAGCCTCGTTCTTGTCTTTGGTCACCTGTCGAAGCTCTTTGTCCAGCTCCTTGGCTTCATCAGGGAGCTGCAACATAAAGAGATCacatttttacttttagacAGGAATAATGCAGCAAAGGAGACTATAACATAGAACAATACAACGGTAGTACCTGTGCATGTCTGAGCCTAACACGAGATCCTGCCTCATCAATCAAGTCAATGGCCTTGTCAGGCAGGAAGCGATCGCTGaagaaatataagaaataCAAGAAGTCTGTTAGATTGACAATCAAATGGTTATATATCTCAACCGGCAAGAATTTAAATcccattcaaattttctgTAAAATCAGGGGCAAGTTTGGTGCACACCTTAACACTGTGAAACATGCTTGCCAAACTTAGCCAAAGAGGTGGTAACAAAAGAAGTGCATAAAACATGGATCCTAGGTTAAATTGTGGCACGCCGCAAGTGCAGTAATGAAAGAAACAATAGCCTCACAAACTGTGGCATGGTTTGGCAGTGTGGGGTAGTGAACCAAACATCCcctatatctttttatttgcaCAATTATAATTGTATATACTTTCTCACCCAGGATCTGTAATGGAACGAAGGCAAACTTTCATGTTGTTCAGTTTCAAATATCACTGATTTAAATTTGCTTCTAGCAGGGATCCTAATCAGCATGCATGTCAGCATCATGCacagaatataaattttttttttctggtccACAGCCCATCTTCCTACGCATTTTGGCAGTCTAGCAGATAAAGGGTGAAACTCAGTAAGTATTATTGTAGTACTTAGATCATTCATAAACATCTTTGAGCAAAGGTCTAGACCAGAGGGAATCATAAAGCACATTCTGAAATTAACAGAAGTGGCTCAAGGCACTACACATGGATCTATTATACAATGCACTTGCACCTATACAAGTCGCCTACTCCACATATAAGTCCCCTACTCCCACATCTCCACCTAGTCACCACTTCAGAAATAAGTACACTCcttagagagaaaaaaaaaactctaaaaaagTAAACATCACTATGCACAGGAGAAATAGAATTCTCAGTAAGGTTAAAAGTGGTGCCCAACTGCCCATTGACAAGGAATAGCTCTTAAAGAATAAGTACAATTGATATAGCCACAAACAAAggccaaaaaattataagaagaAACATATTGGCTAAGAGAGTAGTGCATAGCAAACCTGATGTACTGGTATGACAATTGTGCTGCAGCAATTAAAGAATCATCTGTGTATCGCAGCTTATGATGCAGCTCATATCTCTCCCGAAGTCCTCTCAAGATTTGTATTGTTTCATCAACAGTTGGCTCTGGAACCTTAACTGGTTGAAACCTACGCTCTAAAGCTGGATCTTTCTCAATATGTTTCCTGTACTCATCCAGTGTTGTCGCACCAATGCACTGAAGACAAGCATAGGAAATGaggtgatttttttgggggtgGGGGAGCAACAACAGAtaacaattatataaattcatcgACCCCTTGCAAAGTGGAAGATTACTTTCTGGAGTCAAATAGGCTTTGAGGCATTCTCCAGactaaactataaatattataaacataatcatgGAAGCAAtagaactttaaatttggcaCATATACCTGCAGTTCACCTCTCGCAAGAGCTGGTTTTAAGATGTTAGCTGCATCAATTGCACCTTCAGCTGCACCTGCTCCAATTAACGTATGCACTTCGTCAATAAAGAGAATAATGTCAtcattttgtttgatttcCTCCATAAGTTTCTTCAGTCTTTCTTCAAACTCTCCACGGTACTTGGTACCAGCAACAAGGAGCCCCATGTCAAGAGTAATAACCTAACAGAGAAAAAGAGTAATCAGTATTAAGAAACAATACAACAATAATTAGAAAGAGAAGCTTGACCCCACTCCAAAATCTTATAAATTGTGCAAGTTTCATTCAAATCAGACAAGGACCTTGGGTCCTAACGGGTCAGGACCCAATAACAAGGGAATAATGATACTAGTTGCATCAGTATACGCTATGGGGCAAAAAGTCGATTCATAAATTAAGCCTGGAAATGTAATAGAGAAGGCtatccaggaaaaaaaaaactagtattCTTCAAAATTGCAGTTACTTGTCTAGTGAATGGAATTAGTGAGTTCACCCAAAAGAGTATCAACCCTGGTAAAAGTGGCCGATGACACTGATTTGAAagcacatataaaaaacagtggtgTGACAGGATGGTCTAAGCTAACCTTCTTTCCTTCAATTGTTTCTGGAACATCCCCATTGGAAATACGCTGTGCAAGCCCCTCAGCAATAGCAGTCTTTCCGACACCAGGTTCTCCAATTAGGCAAGGGTTGTTCTTTGTCCTCCTTCCCAAAATTTGAGTTACACGCTCGATTTGATCTTGTCTGCCAACAACAGGGTCTAGTTTACCCTGCAGATCAAAACGGTGAGTTTTTTGTCTTTACTTATTTATCTATGCAGTAGAGAATGCACAAATGAGTTTGACGAAATACCTCTTCTGCCAGCTTAGTCA
This window harbors:
- the LOC102715843 gene encoding chaperone protein ClpC1, chloroplastic — protein: MEGALVQSAIAPTIYRRSSTARFRVRARATMMRTMPTRTLTLGGFQGLRQTNFLDSRSVVKRDFGAIVASQISRHRGSASRGVVRAMFERFTEKAIKVIMLAQEEARRLGHNFVGTEQILLGLIGEGTGIAAKVLKSMGINLKDARVEVEKIIGRGSGFVAVEIPFTPRAKRVLELSLEEARQLGHNYIGSEHLLLGLLREGEGVAARVLESLGADPNNIRTQVIRMVGESTEAVGAGVGGGSSGQKMPTLEEYGTNLTKLAEEGKLDPVVGRQDQIERVTQILGRRTKNNPCLIGEPGVGKTAIAEGLAQRISNGDVPETIEGKKVITLDMGLLVAGTKYRGEFEERLKKLMEEIKQNDDIILFIDEVHTLIGAGAAEGAIDAANILKPALARGELQCIGATTLDEYRKHIEKDPALERRFQPVKVPEPTVDETIQILRGLRERYELHHKLRYTDDSLIAAAQLSYQYISDRFLPDKAIDLIDEAGSRVRLRHAQLPDEAKELDKELRQVTKDKNEAVRGQDFEKAGELRDREMELKAQITAIIDKSKEMVKAETESGEVGPLVTEADIQHIVSSWTGIPVEKVSSDESDRLLKMEETLHTRIIGQDEAVKAISRAIRRARVGLKNPNRPIASFIFSGPTGVGKSELAKALAAYYFGSEEAMIRLDMSEFMERHTVSKLIGSPPGYVGYTEGGQLTEAVRRRPYTVVLFDEIEKAHPDVFNMMLQILEDGRLTDSKGRTVDFKNTLLIMTSNVGSSVIEKGGRKIGFDLDYDEKDTSYNRIKSLVTEELKQYFRPEFLNRLDEMIVFRQLTKLEVKEIADIMLKEVFDRLKAKDIDLQVTEKFRDRVVDEGYNPSYGARPLRRAIMRLLEDSLAEKMLAGEVKEGDSAIVDVDSEGKVIVLNGGSGVPEPLEPALSA